In Pseudoduganella albidiflava, a single window of DNA contains:
- a CDS encoding PAS domain-containing protein, which translates to MTTEIDFEQLVRGIGDGVIVCDAAGAITFWNDAATRIFGFTASDALGHSLDLIIPERQRQRHWDGYHKTAATGETRYGNDLLRVPALHKEGKPLSIAFTVAMLYDPAGQVASVIAVVRDDTARWSEERALKARVRELEAAARSEPVAS; encoded by the coding sequence ATGACCACCGAGATCGACTTCGAACAGCTGGTACGCGGCATCGGCGACGGCGTCATCGTCTGCGATGCGGCCGGCGCGATCACGTTCTGGAACGATGCCGCCACGCGCATCTTCGGCTTCACGGCCAGCGACGCGCTCGGCCACTCGCTCGACCTGATCATTCCCGAACGGCAGCGGCAGCGCCACTGGGATGGCTATCACAAGACGGCGGCCACCGGTGAAACGCGCTATGGCAACGACCTGCTGCGCGTGCCCGCGCTGCACAAGGAAGGCAAGCCGCTGTCGATTGCGTTCACTGTCGCCATGCTGTACGACCCGGCCGGCCAGGTGGCGTCGGTCATCGCCGTGGTGCGCGACGATACCGCGCGCTGGAGCGAGGAGCGGGCCCTGAAGGCCCGCGTGCGTGAACTGGAAGCGGCCGCGCGCAGCGAGCCGGTGGCTTCCTGA
- the frc gene encoding formyl-CoA transferase: protein MSKPLEGIKIIDFTHVQAGPACTQMLAWFGADVIKVERPGAGDVTRSQLRDIPGVDALYFTMLNSNKRSLTLDTKTAEGKEILTKLIKESDVLVENFGPGALDRMGFTWEHIRELNPGMIVASVKGFSDGHHYEDLKVYENVAQCAGGAASTTGFDDGPPTVSAAALGDSNTGMHLAIGILTALRSRDVTGRGQKVAVSMQDSVLNLCRVKLRDQQRLDRVGYLEEYPQYPHGTFSDVVPRGGNAGGGGQPGWVLKCKGWETDPNAYIYFTIQGHAWAPICRAIGKEEWIDDPAYMTAQARQDKIFDIFGTIEEWLKDKTKFEAVDVLRKFDIPCSPVLSMKELANDPSLRASGTIAEVDHKERGKYLTVGSPIKFSDLKVEIKGSPLLGEHTDEILESLGYSQNQIAALHEQRVV from the coding sequence ATGAGCAAGCCACTGGAAGGCATCAAGATCATCGACTTCACCCACGTCCAGGCCGGCCCCGCCTGCACCCAGATGCTGGCCTGGTTCGGCGCCGACGTGATCAAGGTGGAGCGGCCGGGCGCGGGCGACGTTACCCGTTCGCAGCTGCGCGACATTCCCGGCGTCGATGCGCTGTACTTCACCATGTTGAACAGTAACAAGCGCTCGCTGACGCTCGACACCAAGACCGCCGAGGGCAAGGAGATCCTGACGAAGCTGATCAAGGAATCCGACGTGCTGGTGGAGAACTTCGGTCCCGGCGCGCTGGACCGGATGGGTTTCACATGGGAGCATATCCGCGAGCTGAACCCCGGCATGATCGTGGCGTCGGTGAAAGGCTTCAGCGACGGCCACCATTACGAGGACCTGAAGGTGTACGAGAACGTGGCGCAGTGCGCCGGCGGCGCGGCGTCCACCACCGGTTTCGACGACGGCCCGCCGACCGTCAGCGCCGCCGCGCTGGGCGACAGCAATACCGGCATGCACCTGGCCATCGGCATCCTGACGGCGCTGCGTTCGCGCGATGTCACGGGCCGCGGCCAGAAGGTGGCGGTATCGATGCAGGACAGCGTGCTGAACCTGTGCCGCGTGAAGCTGCGCGACCAGCAGCGCCTGGACCGCGTGGGCTACCTGGAAGAGTATCCGCAGTACCCGCACGGTACCTTCTCCGACGTGGTGCCGCGTGGCGGCAACGCCGGCGGCGGCGGCCAGCCGGGCTGGGTGCTGAAGTGCAAGGGCTGGGAAACCGATCCCAACGCGTATATCTACTTCACGATCCAGGGACACGCCTGGGCGCCGATCTGCCGCGCGATCGGCAAGGAAGAGTGGATCGACGATCCCGCCTACATGACGGCGCAGGCGCGCCAGGACAAGATCTTCGACATCTTCGGTACCATCGAGGAATGGCTGAAGGACAAGACCAAGTTCGAGGCGGTGGACGTGCTGCGCAAGTTCGACATTCCGTGCTCGCCGGTGCTGTCGATGAAGGAGCTGGCCAACGATCCGTCGCTGCGCGCCAGCGGCACCATCGCCGAGGTGGACCACAAGGAGCGCGGCAAGTACCTGACCGTGGGCAGCCCGATCAAGTTCTCGGACCTGAAGGTGGAGATCAAGGGCTCGCCACTGCTGGGTGAACATACCGACGAGATCCTCGAGTCGCTCGGCTACAGCCAGAATCAGATCGCGGCGCTCCACGAACAGCGCGTCGTCTGA
- the oxc gene encoding oxalyl-CoA decarboxylase, with protein MTHNVSVEVTDGFHLVIDALKHNDIDTIFGLVGIPITDLARLAQAEGMRFIGFRHEQNAGNAAAIAGYMTKKPGICLTVSAPGFLNGLTALANATTNCFPMILISGSSEREIVDLQQGDYEEMDQLNVARPHCKAAFRVLKAEDIGIGIARAIRAAVSGRPGGVYLDLPAQLLAQTIEAGHAQRSLVKVIDAAPRQLPAPESVERALALLKGAKKPLILLGKGAAYAQADADIRAFVERTGIPYLPMSMAKGLLPDTHAQSASAARSFVLAEADVVVLVGARLNWLLAHGKGKTWGKPKQFVQIDIAPTEMDSNVAIAAPLVGDIGSCVGALLAGLDGAGIDKPDEEWLGAIAQRKEQNTAKMAALLDRNPVPMNFHSALRSIRDVLKEYPDINLVNEGANTLDFARSIIDQYQPRKRFDSGTWGIMGIGMGFAIGAAVTSGKPVVAVEGDSAFGFSGMELETICRYELPVTTIVFNNNGVYRGTDVNPTGGKDVAPTVFVKNARYDKMIEAFGGIGYHATTPEELARALSEAIAAGKPALINAVIDETAGTESGRLTNLNPQSAAKK; from the coding sequence ATGACCCACAATGTATCGGTAGAAGTCACCGACGGCTTCCACCTGGTGATCGATGCGCTGAAACACAACGACATCGATACGATCTTCGGCCTGGTCGGGATACCGATCACCGATCTCGCCCGCCTGGCGCAGGCCGAAGGCATGCGCTTCATCGGCTTCCGGCACGAGCAGAACGCGGGCAACGCGGCCGCCATCGCCGGCTACATGACGAAGAAGCCGGGCATCTGCCTGACCGTGTCGGCACCGGGCTTCCTGAACGGGCTGACCGCGTTGGCCAACGCCACCACCAACTGCTTCCCGATGATCCTGATCTCCGGTTCCAGCGAACGGGAAATCGTCGACCTGCAGCAGGGCGACTACGAGGAGATGGACCAGCTGAACGTGGCGCGCCCGCACTGCAAGGCAGCGTTCCGCGTGCTCAAGGCCGAAGACATCGGCATCGGCATCGCGCGGGCCATCCGCGCCGCCGTCTCCGGCCGCCCCGGCGGCGTGTACCTCGACCTGCCGGCGCAACTGCTGGCGCAGACGATCGAGGCCGGCCACGCCCAGCGCTCGCTGGTCAAGGTGATCGATGCCGCGCCACGGCAGCTGCCGGCGCCCGAGTCGGTGGAGCGCGCGCTGGCACTGCTGAAGGGCGCGAAGAAGCCGCTGATCCTGCTCGGCAAGGGGGCCGCCTATGCGCAGGCCGATGCCGACATTCGCGCCTTCGTCGAACGCACCGGCATTCCCTACCTGCCGATGTCGATGGCCAAGGGCCTGCTGCCCGACACGCATGCGCAGTCGGCGTCCGCGGCGCGCTCGTTCGTGCTGGCCGAGGCCGATGTGGTGGTGCTGGTCGGCGCGCGCCTGAACTGGCTGCTGGCGCACGGCAAGGGCAAGACCTGGGGCAAGCCGAAGCAGTTCGTGCAGATCGATATCGCGCCGACGGAAATGGACAGCAACGTGGCGATCGCCGCGCCGCTGGTCGGCGACATCGGTTCCTGCGTGGGCGCGCTGCTGGCGGGGCTCGATGGCGCCGGCATCGACAAGCCGGATGAAGAATGGCTCGGCGCGATCGCCCAGCGCAAGGAACAGAACACGGCGAAGATGGCCGCGCTGCTGGACAGGAACCCGGTACCGATGAATTTCCACAGCGCGCTGCGTTCGATCCGCGACGTGCTGAAGGAGTACCCGGACATCAACCTGGTCAACGAAGGCGCCAACACGCTCGACTTCGCGCGCAGCATCATCGACCAGTACCAGCCGCGCAAGCGTTTCGATTCGGGCACCTGGGGCATCATGGGCATCGGCATGGGCTTCGCGATCGGCGCGGCGGTCACCAGCGGCAAGCCGGTGGTGGCGGTGGAAGGCGACAGCGCCTTCGGCTTCTCCGGCATGGAGCTGGAGACGATCTGCCGCTACGAGCTGCCCGTCACCACCATCGTGTTCAACAACAACGGCGTGTACCGCGGTACGGACGTGAACCCGACCGGCGGCAAGGACGTGGCGCCCACCGTATTCGTCAAGAATGCCCGCTACGACAAGATGATCGAGGCGTTCGGCGGCATCGGCTACCACGCCACCACGCCGGAAGAACTGGCGCGGGCACTTTCGGAGGCGATCGCCGCCGGCAAGCCTGCGCTGATCAACGCCGTCATCGATGAAACGGCCGGCACCGAAAGCGGGCGCCTGACGAACCTGAATCCGCAAAGCGCCGCGAAAAAGTAA
- a CDS encoding Crp/Fnr family transcriptional regulator, with protein sequence MTLIANHPERNIIRAQLKQNIVLKEMRDSEMAALEPYLTVTNHQKGDLLLNQGVYDMQQYFILDGILKRLVTNHEAKEMILRFSSERDIETSYAAWCLKTPTPYSIVCMTKARVASMPLSQWVDFLQSHSTVKQAFEYEVMNLMSGIMAHTITLHLLDAPGRVHRFMRKFPDMFERLPKKELAYYLNLSPETLSRLKHQGKI encoded by the coding sequence ATGACGCTCATCGCAAATCACCCCGAACGCAACATCATTCGCGCACAGCTGAAACAGAACATCGTTCTCAAGGAAATGCGCGACAGCGAAATGGCCGCCCTGGAGCCATACCTGACGGTGACCAATCACCAGAAGGGCGACCTGCTCCTGAACCAGGGCGTGTACGACATGCAGCAGTACTTCATCCTGGACGGCATCCTCAAGCGGCTGGTCACTAACCACGAGGCGAAGGAAATGATCCTGCGCTTCTCCTCCGAGCGCGACATCGAAACCAGCTATGCCGCGTGGTGCCTGAAGACGCCGACGCCGTACAGCATCGTGTGCATGACGAAGGCGCGGGTGGCCAGCATGCCGCTGTCGCAGTGGGTGGATTTCCTGCAGAGCCACAGCACGGTGAAGCAGGCGTTCGAGTACGAGGTGATGAACCTGATGAGCGGCATCATGGCCCACACGATCACGCTGCACCTGCTCGATGCGCCCGGCCGCGTGCACCGCTTCATGCGCAAGTTTCCGGACATGTTCGAGCGGCTGCCGAAGAAGGAGCTGGCGTACTACCTGAACCTGTCGCCCGAGACGCTGAGCCGGCTGAAGCACCAGGGCAAGATCTAG
- a CDS encoding 2-dehydropantoate 2-reductase, which produces MKIAVIGAGAIGGLVGARLALAGEDVTFIVRGANLEALRNRGIRLIEADGQVRIAAQVRATDDYEAAGPQDVVIVALKAHQVADVAGRIGALFGPETVVVTMQNGIPFWYFHRHGGEFDGRPVLSVDPAGQLAQAIPPARILGCVVYPAAELVSPGVIRHIEGSRFPLGELDGSTSERAGRVGACFEHAGLKAPVLENIRAEIWLKLWGNLSFNPISALAHSTLVDICQHPLARGLAASMMREAEAVAAKLGIAFRVTLDRRIEGAEKIGKHKTSMLQDVEAGRGPEIDALVGSVIELARMTGTATPHIDSAYALVKLLEQSMAEARGGVRLHKAVAA; this is translated from the coding sequence ATGAAGATCGCAGTGATCGGAGCGGGAGCAATCGGTGGACTGGTGGGGGCGCGGCTGGCGCTGGCGGGCGAGGATGTGACGTTCATCGTGCGCGGCGCGAACCTGGAAGCCCTGCGCAACCGGGGCATCAGGCTGATCGAGGCCGACGGGCAGGTGCGGATCGCCGCGCAGGTGCGCGCCACCGACGACTACGAGGCCGCGGGCCCGCAGGACGTGGTCATCGTGGCGCTGAAGGCGCACCAGGTGGCCGACGTCGCTGGCCGCATCGGTGCGCTGTTCGGCCCGGAGACCGTGGTGGTGACCATGCAGAACGGCATCCCGTTCTGGTACTTCCATCGCCACGGCGGCGAATTCGACGGGCGGCCGGTGCTCAGCGTCGATCCCGCCGGGCAGCTGGCGCAGGCCATCCCGCCGGCGCGCATCCTCGGCTGCGTGGTCTATCCGGCGGCGGAGCTGGTGTCGCCCGGCGTGATCCGCCACATCGAGGGCAGCCGGTTTCCGCTGGGCGAACTCGATGGCAGCACGAGCGAGCGGGCCGGCAGGGTTGGCGCCTGCTTCGAGCATGCGGGCCTGAAGGCACCGGTGCTGGAGAATATCCGCGCCGAGATCTGGCTGAAGCTGTGGGGCAACCTCAGCTTCAATCCGATCAGCGCGCTGGCGCATTCCACGCTGGTGGACATTTGCCAGCACCCGCTGGCGCGCGGCCTGGCCGCTAGCATGATGCGCGAGGCCGAAGCGGTGGCGGCCAAGCTGGGCATCGCCTTCCGCGTCACGCTGGACCGCCGTATCGAAGGCGCGGAAAAGATCGGCAAGCACAAGACGTCGATGCTGCAGGATGTCGAAGCAGGGCGGGGACCGGAGATCGACGCGCTGGTGGGCTCGGTGATCGAACTGGCGCGCATGACGGGCACGGCGACGCCGCACATCGATTCCGCGTACGCTCTGGTGAAGCTGCTGGAGCAGTCGATGGCCGAGGCGCGCGGCGGCGTGCGGCTGCACAAGGCGGTGGCGGCCTGA
- a CDS encoding fumarylacetoacetate hydrolase family protein, protein MIQHWIRFTHLDTLRFGTLEGDKIRVFKGDMFDAPQRTDIAIHLAEVQLCTPVVPGKVLAMWNNFHALGKKLGLPPPEEPLYLMKPPTSYLAPGGTIRKPRGDGKVAFEGELAIVIGRSCSGVSVENAPDHIFGYTCANDVTVSEIIGRDPTFPQWVRAKGFDTFCPFGPVVATGLDPAMLVVRTILNGEVRQDYPVNDMVFSAAELVSRVSQDMTLEPGDLLLCGTSVGVGSMRPGSTVVVEIDGIGRLTNRFE, encoded by the coding sequence ATGATCCAGCACTGGATACGTTTCACGCATCTCGACACCTTGCGCTTCGGCACGCTCGAGGGCGACAAGATCCGCGTTTTCAAGGGCGACATGTTCGATGCGCCGCAGCGCACGGACATCGCCATCCACCTGGCCGAGGTGCAGCTGTGCACGCCCGTCGTGCCGGGCAAGGTGCTGGCGATGTGGAACAATTTCCATGCGCTGGGCAAGAAGCTGGGGCTGCCGCCGCCGGAAGAACCGTTGTACCTGATGAAGCCGCCCACCTCGTACCTGGCGCCGGGCGGCACGATCCGCAAGCCGCGCGGCGACGGCAAGGTAGCCTTCGAAGGCGAGCTGGCGATCGTGATCGGCCGCAGCTGCAGCGGCGTGTCCGTGGAGAACGCGCCCGACCATATCTTCGGCTACACCTGCGCCAACGACGTGACCGTGAGCGAGATCATCGGGCGCGATCCCACATTCCCGCAATGGGTGCGCGCCAAGGGCTTCGACACCTTCTGCCCGTTCGGCCCCGTCGTCGCCACCGGGCTCGATCCGGCGATGCTGGTGGTGCGCACCATCCTGAACGGCGAGGTGCGGCAGGACTATCCCGTCAACGACATGGTGTTCTCCGCGGCCGAGCTGGTCAGCCGCGTGTCGCAGGACATGACTTTGGAACCGGGCGACCTGCTGCTGTGCGGCACGTCGGTCGGCGTGGGCTCGATGCGTCCGGGCAGCACCGTCGTGGTGGAGATCGACGGCATCGGCAGGCTCACCAACCGTTTCGAGTAA
- the oxlT gene encoding oxalate/formate MFS antiporter yields MKTDAPKAIERPASFRWMQLIMGIVCMAMIANLQYGWTLFVNPLAEAHGWTKASIQVAFTIFILTETWLVPVEGWAVDKWGPRPVVLFGGLLCAIGWVMNSYADTLAVLYIAAAISGIGAGAVYGTCVGQSLKWFPDRRGLAAGLTAAGFGAGSAATIIPISNMIAERGYQDTFLYFGIGQGAIVILLALMMVRPPHTASKAIKKKINPNVLQTTADFKPSQMVRTPVFWVMYTMFVLVAAGGLMATAQMGPIATDFEIDGVKFNIMGMVLPALTFALAIDRVLNGLTRPFFGWVSDQIGREKTMFIAFALESVGIILLYYFGRDPIMFVILTGLVFFAWGEIYSLFPATTADTFGTRNAAGNAGLMYTAKGTASIFVPISSIITAMTGSWEAVFFVGCGMNAVAAIMAWWVLRPMRKRFIEESSGTVSVQDDEKLMTGSAGTTTASPLPN; encoded by the coding sequence ATGAAAACCGACGCACCGAAAGCAATCGAAAGGCCAGCATCGTTCCGCTGGATGCAACTGATCATGGGTATCGTCTGCATGGCCATGATCGCCAACCTGCAGTATGGCTGGACCCTGTTCGTCAATCCGCTCGCCGAGGCGCACGGCTGGACCAAGGCATCGATCCAGGTGGCCTTCACGATCTTCATCCTGACCGAAACCTGGCTGGTGCCGGTCGAGGGCTGGGCCGTGGACAAGTGGGGCCCCCGCCCCGTGGTGCTGTTCGGTGGCCTGCTGTGCGCCATCGGCTGGGTGATGAACTCGTATGCCGACACCCTGGCCGTGCTGTACATCGCCGCGGCGATCAGCGGCATCGGTGCCGGCGCCGTCTACGGCACCTGCGTGGGCCAGTCACTGAAATGGTTCCCGGACCGCCGCGGCCTGGCTGCGGGCCTGACCGCCGCCGGCTTCGGCGCCGGCTCGGCCGCCACCATCATCCCGATCTCGAACATGATCGCGGAGCGCGGCTACCAGGACACGTTCCTGTACTTCGGCATCGGCCAGGGCGCGATCGTGATCCTGCTGGCGCTGATGATGGTGCGTCCGCCCCACACGGCGAGCAAGGCCATCAAGAAGAAGATCAACCCGAACGTGCTGCAGACAACGGCCGACTTCAAGCCTTCGCAGATGGTGCGTACCCCGGTGTTCTGGGTGATGTACACGATGTTCGTGCTGGTCGCCGCCGGCGGCCTGATGGCCACCGCGCAAATGGGGCCGATCGCAACCGACTTCGAGATCGATGGCGTGAAGTTCAACATCATGGGCATGGTCCTGCCGGCACTGACCTTCGCCCTGGCGATCGACCGGGTGCTGAACGGGTTGACGCGGCCATTCTTCGGCTGGGTATCGGACCAGATCGGCCGGGAGAAGACGATGTTCATCGCCTTCGCGCTGGAATCGGTGGGCATCATCCTGCTGTACTACTTCGGCCGCGATCCGATCATGTTCGTCATCCTGACCGGCCTGGTGTTCTTTGCCTGGGGCGAGATCTACAGCCTGTTCCCCGCCACCACGGCCGACACGTTCGGTACCCGCAACGCCGCCGGCAATGCCGGGTTGATGTACACGGCGAAGGGCACGGCATCGATCTTCGTGCCGATCTCCAGCATCATCACGGCCATGACGGGCAGCTGGGAAGCCGTCTTCTTCGTCGGCTGCGGCATGAATGCGGTGGCTGCCATCATGGCCTGGTGGGTGCTGCGGCCGATGCGCAAGCGCTTCATCGAAGAGTCGTCCGGCACCGTCAGCGTGCAGGATGACGAGAAGCTGATGACCGGCAGCGCCGGCACCACGACCGCATCGCCGCTGCCGAACTGA
- a CDS encoding LysR family transcriptional regulator translates to MRNATLRQLKTFETVARHLSFSRAAEELHLTQPAVSTQIRTLEGHVGATLFEQLGKKTFLTQAGAELLPFSRAIIQQFEDAEAAMAQHRGISGGRLDVAVISAGDYFFPQLMVAFARRHPGVQLNLTVHNREELLGQLAANRTDLAVMVRPPSHDTQNDAFAPHPYVIVAAPQHPLAEVGREPIALRELVRHPFVVRERGSDTWHSMEDAFGPRLAELQVAMEIKSTETIKQAVIAGIGLGFLSAHTIGREVAAGSLVVLPVERFPLMLNWYVVHRREKRLPPVASAFRQFLLDDGAEWIGRLIPTAG, encoded by the coding sequence ATGCGGAATGCCACACTGCGCCAGCTGAAGACCTTCGAGACGGTGGCGCGCCACCTGAGCTTTTCCCGCGCCGCCGAGGAACTGCACCTGACGCAGCCGGCCGTGTCGACGCAGATCCGCACGCTGGAAGGCCACGTGGGCGCCACGCTGTTCGAGCAGCTGGGCAAGAAGACCTTTCTCACCCAGGCGGGCGCCGAACTGCTGCCGTTCAGCCGCGCCATCATCCAGCAGTTCGAGGACGCCGAGGCGGCGATGGCCCAGCACCGCGGCATTTCCGGTGGCCGCCTGGACGTGGCCGTGATCAGCGCCGGCGACTACTTCTTCCCCCAGCTGATGGTGGCGTTCGCGCGGCGCCATCCGGGCGTGCAGCTGAACCTGACCGTGCACAACCGCGAAGAGCTGCTCGGGCAGCTGGCGGCCAACCGCACCGATCTCGCCGTGATGGTGCGCCCGCCATCGCACGACACGCAGAACGATGCATTCGCGCCACACCCCTATGTGATCGTCGCCGCGCCGCAGCATCCGCTGGCGGAAGTTGGCCGCGAACCGATCGCCTTGCGCGAACTGGTGCGGCACCCGTTCGTGGTGCGCGAACGGGGCTCCGATACCTGGCATTCGATGGAGGATGCATTCGGGCCGCGGCTGGCCGAGCTGCAGGTGGCGATGGAGATCAAGAGCACGGAGACGATCAAGCAGGCCGTCATCGCCGGCATCGGCCTGGGCTTCCTGTCGGCGCACACGATCGGCCGCGAAGTGGCGGCGGGCAGCCTGGTGGTACTGCCGGTCGAGCGCTTTCCGCTGATGCTGAACTGGTACGTGGTGCACCGCCGCGAGAAACGGCTGCCGCCGGTGGCCAGCGCGTTCCGGCAATTCCTGCTCGACGATGGCGCCGAGTGGATCGGGCGGCTGATACCGACGGCGGGCTGA
- a CDS encoding histone deacetylase family protein, protein MRTLVMFHPDCLEHLPGPGHPESPERLHVVMRALWEPEFAGLAWREAPRGSREQLLLVHDADYVDTVAAMAPLQGKAVLDGGDTVMSRGSWDAVMCCVGAACAGVDAVLAGEADNVFCATRPCGHHAEPDRAMGFCIFNQVAIAARHALHAHGLARVAVIDFDVHHGNGTQAAFHAEPRLFFGSSHQSPLYPGTGAASEHGGSNNIVNVPLPPGCGSQAFRNSVAMRLLPALRAFAPELILVSAGFDAHRLDPLAQMELDDEDFGWITREVMAIAADVCGGRIVSVLEGGYSGTGLAGGCAAHVRALMGR, encoded by the coding sequence ATGCGCACGCTGGTGATGTTCCATCCCGATTGCCTGGAGCACCTGCCGGGGCCGGGCCACCCCGAGTCGCCGGAACGGCTGCACGTGGTGATGCGGGCGCTGTGGGAGCCGGAATTCGCCGGACTGGCATGGCGCGAGGCGCCGCGCGGCAGCCGCGAACAGCTGCTGCTGGTGCATGACGCGGACTATGTCGATACCGTGGCCGCGATGGCGCCCCTCCAGGGCAAGGCGGTTCTCGACGGCGGCGACACGGTGATGTCGCGCGGCTCGTGGGATGCCGTGATGTGCTGCGTGGGCGCCGCCTGTGCCGGCGTCGATGCCGTGCTGGCGGGGGAGGCGGACAACGTGTTCTGCGCCACCCGCCCGTGCGGCCACCATGCGGAACCGGATCGGGCGATGGGCTTCTGCATCTTCAACCAGGTGGCCATCGCGGCCCGGCATGCATTGCATGCGCACGGCCTGGCGCGGGTGGCCGTGATCGATTTCGATGTCCATCACGGCAACGGCACGCAGGCCGCCTTCCACGCCGAGCCGCGCCTGTTCTTCGGCTCCAGCCACCAGTCGCCGCTGTATCCCGGCACCGGCGCGGCCAGCGAGCACGGCGGCAGCAACAATATCGTCAACGTGCCGCTGCCGCCGGGCTGCGGCTCGCAGGCGTTCCGCAACAGCGTGGCGATGCGGCTGCTGCCGGCGCTGCGCGCGTTCGCGCCCGAGCTGATCCTGGTTTCCGCCGGATTCGATGCGCACCGGCTCGATCCGCTCGCCCAGATGGAGCTGGACGACGAGGACTTCGGCTGGATCACCCGCGAAGTGATGGCCATCGCGGCGGACGTGTGCGGCGGGCGCATCGTCTCCGTGCTGGAAGGCGGCTACAGCGGCACCGGGCTGGCCGGCGGCTGCGCCGCCCATGTGCGGGCGTTAATGGGAAGGTAG
- the frc gene encoding formyl-CoA transferase produces MSKALEGIRILDFTHVQSGPTCTQLLAWFGADVIKIERAGEGDATRAQLRDIPDVDSLYFTMLNHNKRSMTLDTKRPAGKAVLETLIRDCDVLVENFAPGAMDRMGFSWERISELNPRMIVASVKGFGPGPYEQCKVYENVAQCAGGSAATTGFDDGPPVVTGAQIGDSGSGLHLALGIVTALFQRTATGRGQRVQIAMQDAVLNLCRVKLRDQQRLERTGVMEEYPQYANGRFGESVPRAGNASGGGQPGWILKCKGWETDPNAYIYFIAQAAVWPAICRVIGREGWIDDPAYATPRARLPHLMQIFATVEEWTKTLTKFEVMEILNRDDIPCGPILSMKELAEEPSLRATGTIVEVDHPERGPYLTVGNPIKLSDSPTTVRRSPLLGEHTGEVLSQLGYSDEQIAALRAERVI; encoded by the coding sequence ATGAGCAAGGCACTGGAAGGCATACGCATTCTCGACTTCACCCATGTCCAGTCCGGACCCACCTGCACCCAGCTGCTGGCCTGGTTCGGTGCCGACGTCATCAAGATCGAGCGGGCCGGCGAGGGCGATGCCACCCGCGCCCAGCTGCGCGACATTCCCGACGTCGACAGCCTGTATTTCACGATGCTGAACCATAACAAGCGCTCGATGACGCTCGATACCAAGCGGCCGGCCGGCAAGGCGGTGCTGGAAACGCTGATCCGCGATTGCGACGTGCTGGTGGAGAACTTCGCGCCCGGCGCGATGGACCGCATGGGCTTTTCCTGGGAGCGCATCAGCGAACTCAATCCGCGCATGATCGTGGCCTCCGTGAAGGGCTTCGGGCCGGGGCCCTACGAGCAGTGCAAGGTGTACGAGAACGTGGCGCAATGCGCCGGCGGCTCGGCCGCCACCACGGGCTTCGACGACGGGCCGCCCGTCGTCACCGGGGCCCAGATCGGCGACAGCGGCAGCGGCCTGCACCTCGCGCTGGGCATCGTCACGGCGCTGTTCCAGCGCACCGCCACGGGGCGCGGCCAGCGCGTGCAGATCGCCATGCAGGATGCGGTGCTGAACCTGTGCCGCGTGAAGCTGCGCGACCAGCAGCGCCTGGAACGCACCGGCGTGATGGAAGAGTATCCCCAGTATGCCAACGGCCGCTTCGGCGAATCGGTGCCGCGCGCCGGCAATGCCTCCGGCGGCGGCCAGCCCGGCTGGATCCTCAAGTGCAAGGGCTGGGAAACCGATCCGAACGCCTACATCTATTTCATCGCCCAGGCGGCCGTGTGGCCGGCGATCTGCCGCGTGATCGGCCGCGAGGGATGGATCGACGATCCGGCCTATGCCACGCCGCGCGCCCGGCTGCCGCACCTGATGCAGATCTTCGCCACCGTCGAGGAATGGACCAAGACACTGACCAAGTTCGAGGTGATGGAGATCCTGAACCGCGACGACATCCCGTGCGGGCCGATCCTGTCGATGAAGGAACTGGCCGAAGAACCGTCATTGCGCGCCACCGGCACCATCGTCGAGGTCGACCATCCGGAACGCGGACCCTATCTCACCGTCGGCAATCCGATCAAGCTGTCCGACAGCCCGACCACGGTGCGGCGCTCGCCGCTGCTCGGCGAGCACACGGGCGAAGTACTGTCGCAGCTCGGCTACAGCGACGAGCAGATCGCCGCGCTGCGCGCCGAACGCGTGATCTGA